Proteins from one Burkholderia oklahomensis C6786 genomic window:
- the glyA gene encoding serine hydroxymethyltransferase: MFDRAQSTIANVDPEIWQAIQQENVRQEEHIELIASENYTSPAVMAAQGSQLTNKYAEGYPGKRYYGGCEYVDIVEQLAIDRVKALFGAEAANVQPNSGSQANQGVFFAMLKPGDTIMGMSLAHGGHLTHGSPVNMSGKWFNVVSYGLNENEDIDYEAAEKLAHEHKPKLIVAGASAFALKIDFERLAKIAKAVGAYLMVDMAHYAGLIAAGVYPNPVPHADFVTTTTHKSLRGPRGGVILMKAEYEKPINSAIFPGIQGGPLMHVIAAKAVAFKEALSPEFKEYQQKVVENARVLAETLVKRGLRIVSGRTESHVMLVDLRAKNITGKAAEAALGNAHITVNKNAIPNDPEKPFVTSGVRLGSPAMTTRGFGTQEAELVGNLIADVLENPEDAATIERVRTQVAELTKRFPVYR, encoded by the coding sequence ATGTTTGACAGAGCCCAAAGCACCATTGCGAACGTCGATCCCGAGATCTGGCAAGCGATCCAGCAAGAAAATGTCCGTCAGGAAGAGCATATCGAGCTGATCGCGTCGGAAAACTACACGAGCCCGGCCGTGATGGCGGCGCAAGGCTCGCAGCTCACGAACAAGTACGCGGAAGGCTATCCGGGCAAGCGCTATTACGGCGGCTGCGAGTACGTCGACATCGTCGAACAGCTCGCGATCGACCGTGTCAAGGCGCTGTTCGGCGCCGAAGCCGCGAACGTGCAGCCGAACTCGGGTTCGCAGGCGAACCAGGGCGTTTTCTTCGCGATGCTGAAGCCGGGCGACACGATCATGGGCATGAGCCTCGCGCACGGCGGCCACCTGACGCACGGCTCGCCCGTCAACATGTCGGGCAAGTGGTTCAACGTCGTCAGCTACGGCCTGAACGAAAACGAAGACATCGATTACGAAGCCGCCGAGAAGCTCGCGCACGAACACAAGCCGAAACTGATCGTCGCGGGCGCGTCGGCGTTCGCGCTGAAGATCGATTTCGAGCGTCTCGCGAAGATCGCGAAGGCGGTCGGCGCGTACCTGATGGTCGACATGGCGCACTACGCGGGCCTCATTGCCGCGGGCGTCTATCCGAACCCGGTGCCGCACGCCGATTTCGTCACGACGACGACGCACAAGAGCCTGCGGGGCCCGCGCGGCGGCGTGATCCTGATGAAGGCCGAGTATGAGAAGCCGATCAACTCGGCGATCTTCCCGGGCATCCAGGGCGGCCCGCTGATGCACGTGATCGCCGCGAAGGCGGTCGCGTTCAAGGAAGCGCTGTCGCCGGAATTCAAGGAATACCAGCAGAAGGTCGTCGAGAACGCGCGCGTGCTGGCCGAGACGCTCGTCAAGCGCGGTCTGCGCATCGTGTCGGGCCGTACCGAGAGCCACGTGATGCTCGTCGACCTGCGCGCGAAGAACATCACCGGCAAGGCGGCGGAAGCGGCGCTCGGCAATGCGCACATCACCGTCAACAAGAACGCGATTCCGAACGATCCGGAAAAGCCGTTCGTGACGAGCGGTGTCCGTCTCGGCTCGCCGGCAATGACGACGCGCGGCTTCGGCACGCAGGAGGCCGAACTCGTCGGCAACCTGATTGCCGACGTGCTCGAGAATCCGGAAGACGCGGCGACGATCGAGCGCGTGCGCACGCAGGTCGCCGAGCTGACGAAGCGCTTCCCGGTCTATCGCTGA
- the nrdR gene encoding transcriptional regulator NrdR — translation MRCPFCRHDDTQVVDSRVSEDGAAIRRRRRCSACDKRFTTYERVELALPAVVKKDGSRTEFDRRKIVASMQLALRKRPVAADAIDAAVARIEYQLLATGEREVRSEKLGELVMNELRQLDTIAYVRFASVYRRFEDVSEFADVIEEFRRAAPAKPRKR, via the coding sequence ATGCGCTGCCCGTTCTGCCGGCACGACGATACGCAAGTGGTGGATTCGCGCGTGTCGGAAGACGGCGCCGCGATCCGCCGGCGCCGCCGCTGCTCGGCCTGCGACAAGCGTTTCACGACGTACGAGCGGGTCGAACTGGCGTTGCCGGCCGTCGTGAAGAAGGACGGCAGCCGCACCGAATTCGACCGCCGCAAGATCGTCGCGAGCATGCAACTGGCGCTCCGCAAGCGCCCGGTTGCGGCCGATGCGATCGACGCGGCGGTCGCCCGCATCGAATATCAATTGCTCGCGACAGGCGAGCGCGAAGTCCGCAGCGAAAAGCTCGGCGAACTCGTGATGAACGAGCTGCGCCAGCTCGACACGATCGCCTATGTGCGTTTCGCGTCCGTCTACCGCCGGTTCGAGGACGTGTCCGAATTCGCGGACGTGATCGAAGAGTTCCGCCGCGCGGCGCCCGCGAAGCCGCGCAAGCGCTGA
- a CDS encoding GspH/FimT family pseudopilin: MRTEGGRQAMAGFMLVELMVALVLVALAAALAVPTFAGARMRDRVDARARMFGASLAYARGEAARLGARVMLCRSDAAARCVAAGRPCDGGATDWSCGWAVVVADGARGTRVLRRVEHDAQVVVTGAGGDVVFTPPAGQVIGGFRSFEFAPNDASDAWRGERWRRCLRIAAGGRVRFVEGGCGAST; encoded by the coding sequence ATGCGAACGGAAGGCGGCAGGCAAGCGATGGCGGGCTTCATGCTCGTCGAATTGATGGTCGCGCTCGTGCTGGTCGCGCTTGCCGCGGCGCTGGCCGTGCCGACGTTCGCAGGCGCACGGATGCGCGATCGGGTCGACGCACGCGCGCGCATGTTCGGAGCATCGCTGGCGTATGCGCGTGGGGAGGCTGCCAGACTCGGCGCGCGCGTGATGCTGTGCCGCAGCGACGCAGCCGCCAGATGCGTCGCCGCAGGGCGGCCCTGTGACGGCGGTGCGACCGACTGGTCATGCGGCTGGGCGGTGGTCGTCGCGGACGGCGCGCGCGGTACGCGGGTGTTGCGACGCGTTGAGCACGATGCGCAAGTGGTCGTGACGGGAGCGGGCGGCGACGTGGTGTTTACGCCGCCAGCGGGCCAGGTGATCGGCGGCTTCCGAAGTTTCGAATTCGCGCCGAACGACGCGTCGGATGCGTGGCGCGGCGAGCGCTGGCGACGTTGCCTGCGGATCGCGGCGGGTGGTCGCGTGCGGTTCGTCGAAGGCGGCTGCGGGGCGTCGACATGA
- a CDS encoding type IV pillus assembly protein, translating to MTRAIRWRAHTLIEVMIAMALGLLILLAAISLYRVQRAAYSAAADAARLRDAAQASLALIAQQIQIAGFVPLDAHDAPPAPGLFGCTAGRPVGAGVQLACDPLASGSDGLVVRYVGDGVSTWLTTSGQVTDCLGQGVGAADAQPLIVNRFYARVSASTGEPELYCEGSGRPGIAQPLVEGVERVRLRYRLHGTVQWIEASALSASDWASVAAVSVCVQVRGMRTGRPVRYVDCEGRMTSAADTRARLALRRYVAVRNRERI from the coding sequence ATGACGCGAGCGATACGTTGGCGCGCGCACACGCTGATCGAGGTGATGATCGCCATGGCGCTCGGCTTGCTGATCCTGCTTGCCGCGATCTCGCTCTACCGCGTACAGCGGGCGGCTTATTCGGCGGCGGCCGATGCCGCGCGCTTGCGCGACGCGGCGCAGGCGTCGCTCGCACTGATCGCGCAACAGATCCAGATCGCGGGTTTCGTTCCACTCGACGCGCACGATGCGCCGCCAGCACCGGGTCTGTTCGGTTGTACGGCGGGACGGCCCGTCGGAGCCGGCGTGCAACTGGCATGCGATCCGCTGGCGAGCGGTTCCGACGGACTCGTCGTCCGCTACGTCGGCGACGGCGTTTCCACATGGCTGACGACGAGCGGGCAGGTGACGGATTGCCTCGGGCAGGGCGTCGGCGCGGCCGATGCGCAGCCGCTGATCGTCAACCGCTTTTACGCTCGCGTCAGCGCGTCGACAGGCGAGCCGGAGCTGTATTGCGAAGGCAGCGGCAGACCTGGCATCGCGCAGCCTCTCGTCGAAGGCGTCGAGCGCGTGCGCCTGCGCTATCGGCTGCACGGGACCGTGCAGTGGATCGAGGCGTCGGCGTTATCCGCATCGGACTGGGCCAGCGTCGCCGCTGTGTCAGTTTGCGTGCAAGTGCGAGGCATGCGAACGGGACGCCCGGTGCGCTACGTCGACTGCGAAGGGCGAATGACGAGCGCCGCGGATACCCGCGCGCGGCTCGCGCTGCGACGGTATGTCGCGGTTCGCAATCGGGAGCGCATATGA
- a CDS encoding type IV pilin protein, whose product MVVALAIVGVLAAFAVPSYRGHVERGHRLSAMAALYRAAQYVEAFGEVPPAALPEGMSRAPDSGTAVYALRITFDDARGGYALEASPTVDGAMRDDNCGVYVLHADGTRENRAAGRAALNGRAPNADACWRAG is encoded by the coding sequence GTGGTCGTTGCGCTTGCGATCGTGGGCGTGCTTGCGGCGTTTGCGGTGCCGTCGTACCGGGGCCATGTCGAACGAGGGCATCGGCTGAGTGCGATGGCTGCGCTGTATCGCGCCGCGCAGTATGTCGAAGCATTCGGCGAGGTGCCGCCTGCCGCATTGCCGGAAGGGATGAGTCGAGCGCCCGATTCCGGCACGGCCGTCTATGCGCTGCGGATCACGTTCGACGACGCGCGCGGCGGATACGCACTGGAGGCGAGCCCGACCGTCGATGGCGCGATGCGGGACGACAACTGCGGCGTGTATGTGCTGCATGCTGACGGCACGCGCGAGAATCGCGCGGCCGGACGCGCCGCGCTCAACGGACGCGCGCCGAATGCCGACGCGTGTTGGCGAGCGGGGTAG
- a CDS encoding DUF3318 domain-containing protein: MSAAQYRALRKELLILRSDVERLELAQAGAELRQSVTHFRWLKFLVPGVSGGSLGKSARSVNATLGTLVSQYPLLSSLASVVLAKPMRALLRASARPALKWGAVGFAVWEAYQIWKQAKSGNDASDARARRDERA; the protein is encoded by the coding sequence ATGAGCGCGGCCCAGTACCGCGCACTGCGCAAGGAACTGCTGATCCTGCGCTCCGACGTCGAGCGCCTGGAGCTCGCACAGGCGGGCGCCGAACTGCGTCAGTCCGTCACGCATTTCAGATGGCTGAAGTTCCTCGTGCCGGGGGTGTCGGGCGGATCGCTCGGCAAGTCGGCGAGGAGCGTGAACGCGACGCTCGGCACGCTCGTCAGCCAGTATCCGCTGTTGAGCTCGCTCGCGTCCGTCGTGCTCGCGAAGCCCATGCGGGCGCTGCTGCGCGCGAGCGCGCGCCCTGCGCTCAAATGGGGCGCCGTCGGCTTCGCGGTGTGGGAGGCCTATCAGATATGGAAGCAGGCAAAGAGCGGCAATGACGCGTCCGACGCGCGGGCGCGGCGCGATGAGCGAGCGTGA
- a CDS encoding phage holin family protein codes for MTTETSSHQSAHGPLRRLLGSVFALLQTRLELVGIELAEEKERLMGVLFLGLAAMMLATMALISLTVLVAIAFWDTYRWQSLAVITALYALGALACGLRARSGLRDAPVVFEATLNELEKDRELFRGKS; via the coding sequence ATGACGACAGAAACCTCATCGCACCAGTCCGCGCACGGACCGCTGCGCCGCCTGCTCGGCTCCGTGTTCGCGCTCCTGCAGACCCGGCTGGAACTCGTCGGCATCGAGCTCGCCGAGGAAAAGGAACGCCTGATGGGCGTGCTCTTTCTCGGACTCGCCGCGATGATGCTCGCGACGATGGCGCTCATCAGCCTCACGGTGCTCGTCGCCATCGCGTTCTGGGACACCTACCGCTGGCAGTCGCTCGCCGTCATCACCGCGCTCTATGCGCTCGGCGCGCTCGCCTGCGGGCTGAGGGCGCGCTCGGGATTGCGCGACGCGCCCGTCGTGTTCGAAGCGACGCTGAACGAACTGGAAAAGGACCGCGAACTGTTCCGCGGCAAGTCATGA
- a CDS encoding DUF883 family protein — protein sequence MSEVNKEKLMSDIKTVLADAEDLLKQAASTTGDRATELREKALSRLKQAKEKAADVQVVVVEKGKKAARATDDYVHEHPWTSIGVAAGVGVLIGLLINRK from the coding sequence ATGTCTGAAGTCAACAAGGAGAAACTGATGTCGGATATCAAAACTGTTCTCGCGGACGCGGAAGATCTGCTGAAACAGGCCGCGAGCACCACGGGCGACCGCGCGACCGAGCTGCGCGAGAAGGCGCTCTCGCGCCTGAAGCAGGCGAAGGAGAAAGCGGCCGACGTTCAGGTGGTCGTGGTCGAGAAAGGCAAGAAGGCGGCGCGCGCCACCGACGACTACGTGCACGAGCATCCGTGGACGTCGATCGGCGTCGCGGCCGGCGTCGGCGTGCTGATCGGCCTCTTGATCAACCGCAAGTAA
- a CDS encoding peroxiredoxin — protein MSLRLGDIAPDFEQDSSLGRIKFHEWLGNSWGVLFSHPADYTPVCTTELGLTAKLKGEFEKRNVKVIALSVDSVESHKGWIDDINETQATSVGFPIIADGDRKVSELYDMIHPNANETLTVRSLFVIDPNKKVRLIITYPASTGRNFDEVLRVIDSLQLTDNYKVATPGNWKDGDDVVIVPSLQDPEELKQRFPKGFNAVRPYLRLTPQPNK, from the coding sequence ATGAGTCTACGTCTTGGCGACATCGCGCCGGATTTCGAACAGGATTCGAGCCTCGGCCGCATCAAATTCCATGAATGGCTTGGCAACAGTTGGGGCGTCCTGTTCTCGCATCCGGCCGACTACACGCCCGTCTGCACGACGGAGCTCGGCCTGACCGCGAAGCTCAAGGGCGAATTCGAGAAGCGCAACGTGAAGGTGATCGCGCTGTCGGTCGACAGCGTCGAGTCGCACAAGGGCTGGATCGACGACATCAACGAGACGCAAGCGACGAGCGTCGGTTTCCCGATCATCGCCGACGGCGACCGCAAGGTCTCCGAACTGTACGACATGATCCATCCGAACGCGAACGAGACGCTGACCGTGCGCTCGCTGTTCGTGATCGATCCGAACAAGAAGGTGCGTCTCATCATCACCTATCCGGCGAGCACTGGCCGCAATTTCGACGAAGTGCTGCGCGTCATCGATTCGCTGCAGTTGACGGACAACTACAAGGTCGCGACGCCCGGCAACTGGAAGGACGGCGACGACGTCGTGATCGTGCCGTCGCTGCAGGATCCGGAAGAGCTGAAGCAGCGCTTCCCGAAGGGCTTCAACGCGGTTCGTCCGTACCTGCGTCTGACGCCGCAGCCGAACAAGTGA